One Rosa chinensis cultivar Old Blush chromosome 3, RchiOBHm-V2, whole genome shotgun sequence DNA window includes the following coding sequences:
- the LOC112194226 gene encoding UPF0481 protein At3g47200: MVNFSSVVCIYRVPESLVGISPKAIRPEKVSIGPYHHSKSKESEETKMKYFEAFLSRKKRDGSAGPDLSTLFKAARNMEAEARRCYDDQAIAMSSAEFVAMMVLDGCFIIELFLQDQEDKLKDVKEKDRLVMDLLKLENQLPFFVLERLFSLSGDSSAPGQEHRPFSDSIQCATQLRPSEIIFKPLLAESFLTIDYHKRVLQIPPITINDITITIFINSIALEQCCPHKTGSLFTTYIAFMSSLINTPRDVALLSGNGIIITSFSHNDHSIADLLNKLGKTVYFDKDCYLSKQFRDVEAYYNSHWGTFLRTYFSAPWSFISVVSACILLLLAAAQTVVSILSYIKQMSDKGK; encoded by the exons ATGGTCAACTTTAGTTCAGTTGTCTGCATATACAGAGTTCCTGAAAGCCTTGTGGGAATCAGTCCAAAAGCTATTAGGCCTGAAAAGGTCTCCATCGGACCTTATCACCACAGCAAGAGCAAGGAATCTGAAGAGACCAAAATGAAGTATTTTGAAGCTTTTCTCTCTAGAAAAAAGAGAGATGGTAGTGCTGGACCTGATCTAAGTACCTTGTTTAAAGCCGCGAGAAATATGGAGGCAGAAGCAAGAAGATGCTATGATGATCAGGCCATCGCTATGTCAAGCGCGGAGTTTGTTGCAATGATGGTACTTGATGGGTGCTTTATCATTGAGCTTTTCCTACAAGACCAAGAGGACAAACTCAAAGATGTTAAAGAGAAGGACCGCCTGGTTATGGACCTCCTCAAGCTTGAAAACCAACTGCCTTTCTTCGTCCTTGAAAGACTATTTAGCCTGTCCGGTGATTCATCTGCACCAG GTCAGGAGCATCGTCCTTTCTCCGATTCAATACAATGTGCCACACAACTAAGACCCTCCGAGATCATTTTCAAGCCACTCCTAGCAGAAAGCTTCTTAACTATCGATTACCACAAACGGGTACTGCAAATACCACCCATAACCATCAACGATATCACTATTACTATCTTCATCAACAGCATAGCCTTAGAACAATGTTGCCCACACAAGACTGGTTCTTTATTTACCACTTACATTGCCTTCATGAGCTCTCTCATCAATACCCCTAGAGACGTCGCATTGCTTTCTGGTAACGGGATTATCATTACCAGCTTCTCACACAACGACCATAGCATAGCTGACCTGTTGAACAAGTTAGGGAAAACAGTTTATTTCGACAAGGATTGCTACCTCTCCAAGCAATTCAGAGACGTGGAGGCTTATTACAACAGCCATTGGGGTACTTTTCTACGAACTTATTTTAGCGCCCCATGGTCCTTCATTTCAGTTGTCTCAGCCTGCATTCTTCTTTTGCTGGCCGCAGCTCAAACAGTTGTGTCTATCTTGAGCTATATCAAACAAATGTCGGACAAGGGAAAATAA
- the LOC112194227 gene encoding UPF0481 protein At3g47200: MVNFSSVVCIYRVPESLVGISPKAIRPEKVSIGPYHHSKSKESEETKMKYFEAFLSRKKRDGSAGPDLSTLFKAARNMEAEARRCYDDQAIAMSSAEFVAMMVLDGCFIIELFLQDQEDKLKDVKEKDRLVMDLLKLENQLPFFVLERLFSLSGDSSAPGDSLALLALKFFNVYDHKVLDDVKHLLHLFHSSFRTPLLLERDNTRYQLSNIRSRCVDLLGEADDVMIAYVTTCLSIDSPATAMRCFRAYLQPLFYLFGGSLHSFIVF; this comes from the coding sequence ATGGTCAACTTTAGTTCAGTTGTCTGCATATACAGAGTTCCTGAAAGCCTTGTGGGAATCAGTCCAAAAGCTATTAGGCCTGAAAAGGTCTCCATCGGACCTTATCACCACAGCAAGAGCAAGGAATCTGAAGAGACCAAAATGAAGTATTTTGAAGCTTTTCTCTCTAGAAAAAAGAGAGATGGTAGTGCTGGACCTGATCTAAGTACCTTGTTTAAAGCCGCGAGAAATATGGAGGCAGAAGCAAGAAGATGCTATGATGATCAGGCCATCGCTATGTCAAGCGCGGAGTTTGTTGCAATGATGGTACTTGATGGGTGCTTTATCATTGAGCTTTTCCTACAAGACCAAGAGGACAAACTCAAAGATGTTAAAGAGAAGGACCGCCTGGTTATGGACCTCCTCAAGCTTGAAAACCAACTGCCTTTCTTCGTCCTTGAAAGACTATTTAGCCTGTCCGGTGATTCATCTGCACCAGGTGATTCTCTAGCCTTGCTTGCCTTGAAGTTCTTCAATGTTTATGATCACAAAGTCCTGGATGATGTTAAACACTTGTTACACTTGTTTCACTCAAGCTTCCGTACCCCTTTATTATTAGAACGAGATAATACTCGATATCAGCTCTCTAATATTAGAAGCCGCTGCGTAGACTTACTTGGGGAAGCTGATGATGTAATGATTGCATATGTAACGACATGCCTATCAATCGACAGCCCAGCGACCGCAATGAGGTGCTTCCGTGCTTACTTGCAACCCCTTTTCTATTTGTTTGGGGGATCCTTGCATTCCTTTATCGTCTTCTAA